One Salmo salar unplaced genomic scaffold, Ssal_v3.1, whole genome shotgun sequence genomic window carries:
- the LOC123733134 gene encoding octapeptide-repeat protein T2-like, which produces MDQWYRKAQRQWYRKAQRQWYSKAQRQWYRKAQRQWYRKAQRQWYSKAQRQWYRKAQRQWYRKAQRQWYRKAQRQWYSKAQRQWYSKAQRQWYRKAQRQWYRKAQRQWYRKAQRQWYSKAQRQWYRKAQRQWYRKAQRQWYRKAQRQWYSKAQRQWYSKAQRQWYRKAQRQWYRKAQRQ; this is translated from the exons ATGGAtcag TGGTACAGAAAAGCCCAGAGGCAGTGGTACAGAAAAGCCCAGAGGCAGTGGTACAGCAAAGCCCAGAGGCAGTGGTACAGAAAAGCCCAGAGGCAGTGGTACAGAAAAGCCCAGAGGCAGTGGTACAGCAAAGCCCAGAGGCAGTGGTACAGAAAAGCCCAGAGGCAGTGGTACAGAAAAGCCCAGAGGCAGTGGTACAGAAAAGCCCAGAGGCAGTGGTACAGCAAAGCCCAGAGGCAGTGGTACAGCAAAGCCCAGAGGCAGTGGTACAGAAAAGCCCAGAGGCAGTGGTACAGAAAAGCCCAGAGGCAGTGGTACAGAAAAGCCCAGAGGCAGTGGTACAGCAAAGCCCAGAGGCAGTGGTACAGAAAAGCCCAGAGGCAGTGGTACAGAAAAGCCCAGAGGCAGTGGTACAGAAAAGCCCAGAGGCAGTGGTACAGCAAAGCCCAGAGGCAGTGGTACAGCAAAGCCCAGAGGCAGTGGTACAGAAAAGCCCAGAGGCAGTGGTACAGAAAAGCCCAGAGGCAGTG